A DNA window from Fragaria vesca subsp. vesca linkage group LG3, FraVesHawaii_1.0, whole genome shotgun sequence contains the following coding sequences:
- the LOC101294923 gene encoding uncharacterized protein LOC101294923, whose translation MCPGSDRFSLFLIFSEVMEQIAKRRRINEGEEELNPLYINSQFHCSKLSETMKGSESGVSMAKEKKKTMKPQFVPAKDDSKPVLQDPILRSDPIETEEAVLRLPPFSLFPEHQEKA comes from the exons ATGTGTCCAGGGTCCGATCGATTCAGTCTATTTCTGATTTTTTCTGAAGTAATGGAGCAAATAGCAAAACGGCGTCGTATTAACGAAGGGGAAGAAGAATTGAACCCTTTATATATAAACTCTCAGTTTCACTGTTCAAAATTATCAGAAACAATGAAAGGTTCGGAGTCTGGGGTTTCAATGGCGAAAGAGAAGAAGAAGACGATGAAGCCTCAATTCGTTCCGGCCAAAGATGATAGCAAACCTGTGCTTCAAGACCCA ATTCTGAGGTCGGATCCAATTGAGACTGAGGAAGCTGTGCTGAGATTGCCTCCATTTTCACTATTTCCAGAGCATCAGGAAAAGGCTTGA
- the LOC101294343 gene encoding uncharacterized protein LOC101294343, producing MPELRKGVRRGRARVEAHKPSVPPPPPPPPSRRTRAAVAREAAVAVVRPRTRSAVKKLKEEEDVPEPVKEVEKENVIVISEKEESDSEGEKEEEQVEEEEEEEEEEEEEEEEEEEEEEEEEEEDEKAEMADDSGGLSANKVTGAEEEGSTAPFPEKVQVGGSPQYKVERKLGKGGFGQVFVGRRVTGGVDRTSGPGAIEVALKFEHRNSKGCSYGPPYEWQVYNTLGGSHGVPRVHYKGKQGDYYVMVMDMLGPSLWDVWNTSGQAMSAEMVACIAVESLSILEKMHSRGYVHGDVKPENFLLGQPNTAQEKKLYLVDLGLATKWKDSSSGLHVDYDQRPDMFRGTVRYASVHAHLGRTASRRDDLESLAYTLIFLHRGRLPWQGYQGDNKSFLVCKKKMATSPEMLCCFCPAALRQFLEIVVNMKFDEEPNYSKLISLFEGLIGTNPAVRPLKIDGAQKIISQVGQKRGRLNIEEDDDGQPRKKVRLGVPATQWISIYNARMPMKQRYHYNVADARLAQHVERGIADGLLISCVSSCSNLWALIMDAGTGFSNQVYELSPFFLHKEWIMEQWEKNYYISSIAGANNGSSLVVMSKGTQYTQQSYKVSDSFPFKWINKKWREGFHVTSMATAGSRWGVVMSRNAGFSDQVVELDFLYPSEGIHRRWDNGFRITSTAATWDQAALILSVPKRKPGDETQETLRTSQFPSTHVKEKWAKNLYLACLCYGRTVS from the exons ATGCCGGAGCTTCGAAAAGGTGTCCGCCGTGGTCGTGCTAGGGTAGAAGCTCACAAGCCTTCGGTCCCGCCTCCGCCGCCGCCGCCGCCGTCGAGGAGGACGCGTGCCGCCGTCGCGAGGGAGGCTGCTGTGGCTGTGGTGAGGCCGAGGACGAGGTCGGCCGTGAAGAAGCTGAAGGAGGAGGAAGACGTGCCGGAGCCGGTGAAGGAGGTTGAGAAGGAGAACGTGATTGTGATTTCGGAGAAGGAGGAGTCCGATTCAGAGGGCGAAAAGGAAGAAGAACAAGTCGAAGAAGAAGAGGAAGAAGAAGAAGAAGAAGAAGAGGAGGAAGAAGAAGAAGAGGAGGAGGAGGAAGAAGAAGAAGAGGAGGACGAAAAAGCTGAGATGGCTGACGATAGTGGTGGCCTGAGCGCTAATAAGGTTACCGGGGCAGAAGAAGAGGGCAGTACGGCGCCGTTTCCCGAAAAG GTTCAAGTAGGAGGATCGCCGCAATATAAGGTGGAAAGGAAGCTGGGCAAAGGTGGTTTTGGTCAGGTGTTTGTTGGTCGTCGCGTTACAGGTGGAGTTGATCGCACAAGTGGTCCTGGTGCTATCGAG GTAGCATTAAAATTCGAGCACAGAAACAGTAAAGGCTGCAGCTATGGTCCTCCGTATGAGTGGCAAGTTTACAA CACTCTTGGTGGTAGTCATGGAGTTCCCAGAGTACATTATAAGGGAAAGCAAGGGGACTATTATGTTATG GTTATGGACATGCTAGGACCCAGCTTATGGGATGTATGGAATACTTCAGGGCAAGC GATGTCTGCAGAAATGGTAGCTTGTATAGCTGTTGAATCTTTATCAATTCTGGAGAAGATGCACTCTAGAGG GTATGTGCATGGAGATGTAAAGCCAGAGAACTTTTTGCTTGGTCAGCCAAATACCGCTCAAGAGAAGAAGTTATACCTTGTTGATCTTGGACTAG CAACAAAGTGGAAAGATAGCTCAAGTGGGCTTCATGTTGATTATGATCAACGTCCTGATATGTTTAG AGGAACCGTTCGATATGCTAGTGTTCATGCTCACCTGGGAAGAACCGCAAGTAGACGAGATGACCTCGAATCACTTGCTTATACACTTATCTTTCTCCATCGAGGAAGGTTGCCATGGCAGGGCTATCAG GGTGATAACAAATCTTTCCTAGTTTGTAAAAAGAAGATGGCAACATCACCTGAAATGCTGTGCTGTTTCTGCCCTGCAGCCCTAAGGCAATTTCTTGAGATTGTAGTGAACATGAAATTTGATGAAGAGCCTAACTATTCGAAATTGATATCACTGTTTGAGGGATTGATAGGAACAAATCCTGCTGTAAGGCCATTAAAAATTGATGGTGCTCAGAAG ATTATTAGCCAGGTTGGTCAGAAACGGGGCAGATTGAATATTGAGGAAGATGATGATGGGCAGCCAAGGAAGAAAGTTCGGCTAGGAGTACCCGCTACGCAATGGATTTCAATTTACAATGCTCGGATGCCTATGAAACAAAG GTATCACTACAACGTCGCTGATGCAAGGTTGGCACAACATGTGGAGAGAGGGATTGCAGATGGTCTGCTTATAAGTTGCGTGTCTTCGTGCTCTAATCTGTGGGCACTTATTATGGATGCTGGAACTGGTTTTTCAAACCAAGTTTATGAGCTTTCTCCCTTTTTCTTGCACAAG GAATGGATCATGGAACAATGGGAGAAGAATTATTACATCAGTTCTATTGCTGGTGCTAACAATGGAAGTTCCCTTGTGGTGATGTCCAAAG GAACCCAGTATACTCAACAGTCCTACAAGGTGAGTGATTCTTTCCCGTTCAAGTGGATAAACAAAAAGTGGAGGGAAGGTTTTCATGTAACTTCAATGGCAACTGCTGGGAGCCGGTGGGGTGTTGTAATGTCTCGGAATGCTGGCTTCAGTGATCAG GTGGTGGAGCTGGATTTTCTTTATCCAAGTGAAGGCATCCACAGACGCTGGGACAATGGTTTCCGGATAACATCAACAGCTGCAACCTGGGACCAAGCGGCTCTTATCTTGAGTGTTCCCAAGCGCAAACCTGGTGACGAAACACAGGAGACCCTGCGTACATCACAATTTCCTAGCACACATGTCAAG GAAAAATGGGCAAAAAATCTGTATCTTGCATGTTTGTGCTATGGACGCACTGTATCTTAG
- the LOC101294049 gene encoding disease resistance protein At4g27190-like encodes MASSASLPSSAESSSSARPCKYDVFLSFRGPDTRRSITSELYKRLDEQRGIKTFMDDRDLEVGDAISPTLLKAIEESRFAIVVLSPNYASSTWCLEELAKICECMKDQNRILPLFYNVEPTDVRHQKGSFEEAFSKYERRRSEKVQQWRDALNKVASFTGWHTKNYKTDRELAEEIVDSVCNRIRPFEIDLTLATGDFGEFEATKKAMGQVMKVLKDDNVTAVGVYGMAGVGKTTLVKHVSADAREKGIFHYAVMAVLSQSPDIAKIQGTLADMLGVKLEGETEFGRAVRLKREIMRREKILIILDDVWQIIELSKIGIPSYKELQKFKSKVLCTTRKSNVCHAMECQEKITLNILSERDSWNLFLRKAGTIPLESQNVARKVAGECKGLPIALIAVARALGDEDQEEWEKAAKRLEQSQYVNPNYEEDEENAFRCIRLSYDYLKNEDHKSCFLLCCLFPEDCNIEIEDLFRYAIGKRLFRDAQTMEEARGKLVTVIKYLKGSSLLLDSEEDGCVKMHDVIRDTALNIAQSEDGHRFFVKAGVGLKGWLPRGLHEGCTAISLMRNEIRKLPEDEVVCPNLQILLLNGNKELSEIPEKLIQNLKELRVLDLSNTSISVLPQSFSLLTNLQALYLDKCGELIDISVVGKLKKLEILRMRDCPGTQLSREIGHLTNLRILDVNRSWRGRMVTTPSKVISKLQKLEELYCGIEDRWCEPTERANLITFDELAGLSNLKILHVGFIPKNVEVAPDWDYICISVGRWPYTPQYKQRDRNSRTLFLTGTICTLPDWFIKAVTEKTEKLEYDSCKGMSDIVMEYDHGRLHKLKHLTVARSQHKLKELMNTTRRVETGPVFENLEELHLRDLIHLEELCVGALPPGSFSNLKVFHVFSVKILSSVSKFVQRLTNLEKLDLNYMEKLEYVFRCRWFNPEQAKLREMHLLSLIALRRICYGPAPRAMFRSLKILTIYGCELLQSLFASDVAQCLVQLEDLLVEDCPLLERVMEAVNKEKTFLPKLKNLVLKELPLLYGASGGVDIVCPSLEHLMVVDCPKLLFSTSSDLFEAFKSRNQFSFSASTSNPVQLDDPQLYQTLRGRASGFRS; translated from the exons ATGGCCTCCTCTGCATCTCTTCCTTCGTCCGCTGAATCATCATCATCAGCTCGTCCGTGCAAGTATGATGTGTTTTTGAGTTTCAGGGGTCCTGACACTCGAAGGAGTATTACATCTGAATTATATAAGCGGCTGGATGAACAGAGAGGAATCAAAACATTCATGGATGATCGAGATCTTGAAGTAGGGGATGCTATATCTCCCACTCTACTAAAAGCAATTGAAGAATCAAGGTTTGCAATTGTTGTCCTTTCTCCAAACTATGCCTCTTCTACTTGGTGTTTGGAGGAACTTGCGAAGATCTGTGAGTGCATGAAAGACCAGAACAGAATTCTTCCACTTTTCTATAATGTCGAGCCTACTGATGTAAGACATCAAAAGGGAAGTTTTGAAGAAGCTTTCAGCAAATACGAGAGGCGTAGATCAGAGAAGGTCCAGCAGTGGAGAGATGCTTTAAACAAAGTGGCCAGTTTCACTGGGTGGCATACAAAGAATTATAA GACTGATAGAGAACTTGCGGAGGAAATTGTGGATTCTGTGTGCAACAGAATACGACCTTTTGAAATTGACTTGACATTGGCCACCGGAGATTTTGGAGAGTTTGAAGCAACAAAAAAAGCCATGGGTCAGGTTATGAAGGTGCTTAAAGATGACAACGTCACTGCCGTTGGGGTGTACGGAATGGCAGGCGTAGGCAAGACAACCCTGGTAAAACATGTTAGTGCAGATGCCCGAGAAAAAGGGATTTTTCATTATGCGGTTATGGCTGTTCTATCCCAAAGCCCAGACATAGCAAAGATTCAAGGCACATTGGCAGATATGTTGGGCGTTAAATTGGAGGGAGAGACAGAATTTGGAAGAGCTGTTAGATTGAAGAGAGAGATAATGAGAAGAGAAAAAATCCTTATAATCTTGGACGATGTTTGGCAGATAATAGAGTTGTCAAAGATAGGGATTCCCAGCTACAAGGAGCTTCAAAAGTTCAAGTCCAAAGTGCTATGCACTACAAGGAAATCAAATGTCTGTCATGCCATGGAGTGCCAAGAAAAGATCACCCTCAACATTCTCTCAGAAAGAGATTCTTGGAACTTGTTTCTGAGAAAAGCAGGAACAATTCCTCTCGAGTCCCAGAACGTGGCGAGGAAGGTAGCTGGAGAATGTAAGGGTCTACCGATTGCATTAATAGCTGTTGCAAGGGCACTCGGAGATGAGGACCAGGAGGAATGGGAGAAGGCAGCTAAACGACTAGAGCAGTCACAATATGTCAATCCCAATTATGAGGAAGATGAGGAAAATGCATTCAGATGTATACGATTAAGCTATGATTACTTGAAAAATGAAGACCACAAGTCATGCTTCTTGCTCTGTTGCCTGTTCCCAGAAGACTGTAACATCGAAATAGAAGACTTGTTCCGGTACGCGATCGGAAAAAGATTGTTTCGAGATGCCCAAACAATGGAAGAAGCCAGAGGAAAATTAGTTACAGTGATCAAGTACCTGAAAGGTTCTAGCTTACTTTTGGATAGTGAGGAAGACGGATGTGTTAAGATGCATGATGTCATCCGGGATACAGCCCTGAATATTGCACAATCTGAAGATGGGCATCGGTTTTTTGTGAAAGCTGGCGTTGGTTTAAAGGGTTGGCTGCCACGCGGATTACATGAAGGCTGCACTGCTATTTCACTAATGAGGAACGAAATTCGCAAGCTACCCGAAGACGAGGTGGTATGTCCAAATCTCCAGATTTTATTACTAAACGGGAATAAGGAACTAAGTGAGATCCCCGAAAAGTTGATCCAGAATCTGAAAGAGTTAAGGGTCTTGGATCTTAGCAACACTAGTATTTCCGTATTACCCCAATCATTTAGTCTCCTCACCAACCTCCAAGCTTTGTATTTAGATAAATGCGGCGAATTGATTGACATTTCTGTTGTGGGGAAACTTAAGAAGCTTGAAATTCTTAGGATGAGAGACTGTCCTGGGACCCAATTGTCGAGAGAAATAGGACATTTGACCAATCTAAGGATTTTGGATGTCAACCGCTCTTGGAGGGGACGAATGGTTACAACTCCATCTAAAGTGATATCAAAGTTGCAAAAATTAGAAGAATTGTACTGTGGAATTGAGGACCGGTGGTGTGAACCAACAGAAAGAGCCAATCTTATTACGTTTGATGAGTTAGCTGGTTTATCAAATTTGAAAATATTGCATGTTGGCTTCATCCCTAAAAATGTTGAGGTCGCACCAGATTGGGATTACATTTGTATAAGTGTTGGCAGATGGCCCTACACTCCTCAATACAAACAACGAGATCGTAATTCAAGAACCTTGTTTCTTACAGGCACCATCTGTACCTTGCCTGATTGGTTTATCAAAGCGGTGACAGAGAAAACAGAGAAGCTAGAGTATGACAGCTGCAAAGGGATGAGTGACATTGTTATGGAATATGACCATGGGAGGTTACATAAACTCAAGCATCTCACAGTTGCTAGGTCACAACACAAGTTGAAAGAGTTGATGAACACAACAAGACGAGTTGAAACAGGACCCGTGTTTGAGAATTTGGAAGAGTTGCATCTGAGAGATCTGATCCACCTGGAGGAGTTGTGTGTTGGTGCGTTACCACCTGGGTCTTTCTCAAATCTCAAGGTGTTTCATGTGTTTTCTGTTAAGATTTTGAGCAGTGTATCAAAATTTGTACAGAGACTAACAAATCTGGAGAAACTAGATTTAAACTATATGGAGAAATTGGAATATGTGTTCAGATGTAGATGGTTCAATCCAGAACAAGCGAAACTGAGAGAGATGCATTTGTTGAGTCTAATAGCACTAAGAAGAATATGTTATGGTCCGGCTCCACGTGCAATGTTCCGGAGTCTTAAAATTTTGACCATTTACGGTTGCGAGCTGCTGCAAAGTCTGTTCGCATCTGATGTAGCTCAGTGTCTTGTTCAATTGGAAGACCTTCTTGTAGAGGATTGCCCTTTGTTGGAAAGAGTAATGGAAGCAGTGAACAAGGAGAAGACGTTTCTACCAAAACTGAAGAACTTGGTTTTGAAGGAACTTCCTTTGTTGTATGGTGCAAGTGGTGGCGTTGATATTGTGTGTCCTTCATTGGAACACTTGATGGTGGTGGATTGCCCCAAGCTTTTATTTTCAACCTCTTCCGATCTCTTCGAAGCCTTCAAAAGCAGGAACCAATTTTCATTTTCAGCCTCCACTTCTAACCCAGTCCAACTCGATGATCCACAACTATACCAAACTCTACGTGGCAG AGCATCTGGTTTCCGATCATGA
- the LOC101294638 gene encoding uncharacterized protein LOC101294638 — translation MASSSSSHLSAIPQRLPKSSPAHLNSKSVGFHVRSNLDNESGSPGDSDHSAKPSKASKVLISRRLCLTCLCSTAALISNSPRAVALDGKDRPPGCRNCGGSGAVLCDMCGGTGKWKALNRKRAKDVYEFTECPNCYGRGKLVCPVCLGTGVPNNKGLLRRPDAKQLLEKMYNGRLVPNS, via the exons ATGGCTTCTTCTTCTTCTTCTCATCTCTCAGCCATACCGCAACGCCTGCCAAAATCATCACCAGCCCACT TGAACTCAAAGTCAGTCGGGTTTCACGTAAGATCCAATCTTGACAACGAGAGTGGCAGTCCGGGGGATTCGGATCATTCAGCTAAACCATCAAAG GCATCCAAGGTCTTAATCTCTCGACGATTGTGTCTCACATGTCTATGCTCAACTGCTGCTTTGATAAGCAACTCTCCAAGGGCAGTTGCACTGGATGGAAAAGACAGACCACCTGGGTGCCGGAATTGTGGGGGAAGTGGAGCTGTGCTTT GTGATATGTGTGGTGGAACCGGAAAATGGAAAGCTCTCAACAGAAAACGAGCTAAAGATGTGTATGAGTTTACAGAATGTCCAAATTGTTATG GTCGTGGGAAACTCGTATGCCCCGTATGTTTAGGGACTGGTGTACCAAACAACAAAGGTCTTCTCAGGAGGCCTGATGCAAAGCAGCTACTTGAGAAGATGTACAATGGTCGGCTAGTGCCAAATTCTTAA